The following coding sequences lie in one Drosophila sulfurigaster albostrigata strain 15112-1811.04 chromosome 2R, ASM2355843v2, whole genome shotgun sequence genomic window:
- the LOC133838547 gene encoding TBC1 domain family member 5 — protein MTVRGIEAINLYMPTSKADAATAIKTDVREETGRTIEPVVIGGDIMTSVERYKQEWSQLLADLDENPEKLRLAAFNGQLKMSKFRSIHWALLLRVLNVDHRSWHIQRGQQRSRYDKFRLDYVRNPHELAANDDDDPLSQSTQSAWNQYFSDQELFAVIRQDVVRTFPGVEFFRKELIQNAMTNILFYYAREHPYMCYRQGMHEILAPIIFVLYSDHQSLLHFSEIAKTDDINETLLNVLDTAYLEADTYSIFSRLMASVESYYRVSNLVSTSSGYIETQTLNESSGNGDNEPQSEVEVISQLNFIRDKILAKQDQHLHHYLLKMEIPLHIFGIRWLRLLFGREFMLLDLLLLWDAIFADSDRFDLPNYILVAMLVHIRDKLLLSDYTTSLTYLMRYPSYVDVNLVLRHALHMQNPKQFEYPTNAFNCVSFTSNSDSTPPASESQTFKLRPRTNSEASTIGSGIQIDRHIAFLQAQNAANSSALAKLSDTHGAAMDGYLEDSPELLRLELKNAQTVIKIARSKLANYLTTVRQHMGKQSNEELSRTLDGIEELCSFLDVKFIFPLHARSAPIDKADEANERKQLNSARKSIRTASTPNITSKLVAIQSPAAVAAAPSSYEVPENAFMHNSTRRLLGNRREIELSTITSDERPETMMLQNGLPAAEPQQRPQ, from the exons atgACAGTGCGCGGCATAGAAGCCATCAATTTATACATGCCGACGTCAAAGGCTGATGCAGCTACAGCGATCAAAACCGACGTACGCGAGGAAACAGGACGAACAATTGAACCTGTTGTAATTGGTGGCGACATAATGACATCTGTGGAGCGATATAAGCAAGAGTGGAGTCAGTTGTTGGCTGATTTGGACGAGAATCCAGAAAAATTGCGACTTGCTGCATTCAATGGCCAGCTTAAAATGTCGAAATTTCGCAGCATCCACTGGGCGCTTTTGCTGCGTGTTTTAAACGTTGATCATCGCAGCTGGCATATTCAGCGTGGCCAACAAAGAAGCAG ATATGACAAGTTTCGTCTGGATTATGTTCGCAATCCTCACGAGCTGGCTGcaaacgacgacgatgatccATTGTCGCAGTCCACGCAAAGCGCATGGAATCAGTATTTTAGCGATCAGGAATTGTTTGCGGTCATACGACAAGATGTCGTGCGCACCTTTCCAGGTGTCGAGTTTTTTCGCAAGGAGCTTATCCAGAATGCCATGACAAacattttattctattatGCTCGGGAGCATCCTTATATGTGCTATCGTCAGGGCATGCACGAGATTTTGGCACCCATAATCTTTGTGCTCTACAGCGATCACCAGTCGCTGCTGCACTTCAGCGAGATTGCCAAGACTGACGATATAAACGAGACGCTACTGAATGTGTTGGATACGGCGTATTTGGAAGCAGACACCTA CTCCATTTTCTCGCGACTCATGGCTTCCGTGGAGTCCTATTATCGCGTCTCAAACCTGGTGTCCACATCAAGCGGGTATATTGAAACGCAAACCTTAAATGAG TCTTCAGGCAACGGAGACAATGAGCCCCAATCGGAGGTTGAGGTTATCAgtcaattgaatttcatacGTGATAAAATTCTTGCCAAACAGGATCAGCATCTGCATCATTATCTGCTTAAAATGGAAATTCCATTGCACATATTTGGCAT TCGTTGGCTGCGCCTTTTGTTCGGCCGTGAGTTTATGCTTTTGgatctgttgctgctgtgggaCGCCATCTTTGCGGACAGCGATCGCTTCGATCTGCCCAACTATATCTTGGTGGCCATGCTGGTGCACATTCGAGATAAGC TGCTGTTGAGCGATTACACAACATCGTTGACTTATCTCATGCGTTACCCAAGCTATGTGGACGTCAATTTGGTACTGCGCCATGCGTTGCATATGCAGAATCCCAAACAATTCGAATACCCCACGAATGCCTTCAATTGTGTCTCCTTCACAAGCAACAGCGATTCAACGCCACCCGCATCTGAGTCACAAACTTTCAAATTACGACCGCGCACCAATTCAGAAGCATCAACTATTGGCAGTGGCATACAAATTGATCGCCACATCGCCTTCTTGCAAGCGCAAAATGCAGCCAATTCCTCGGCATTGGCCAAGCTCTCCGATACACATGGTGCGGCAATGGATGGCTACTTAGAAGAC AGTCCTGAGCTACTGCGTCTGGAGCTAAAGAACGCCCAGACTGTCATTAAAATAGCGCGCAGCAAGCTGGCTAACTATCTGACTACAGTTCGCCAGCATATGGGCAAGCAGAGCAACGAGGAATTAAGTCGAACCCTTGATGGGATCGAGGAGCTCTGCAGCTTTCTAGATGTCAAATTCATATTTCCATTACACGCTCGTTCCGCTCCCATCGACAAGGCAGACGAGGCCAATGAACGGAAGCAGTTGAATAGTGCCAGAAAAAGCATAAGAACAGCCAGCACACCAAACATCACATCAAAACTTGTGGCCATTCAATCGCCagctgcggttgctgctgctcctagTAGCTATGAGGTGCCTGAGAATGCATTCATGCACAACTCAACACGTCGCTTGCTTGGCAATCGGCGTGAAATAGAATTATCAACGATCACAAGCGATGAAAGACCAGAAACTATGATGCTGCAGAATGGTCTGCCAGCGGCTGAGCCGCAACAGCGACCGCAATGA